The proteins below come from a single Caulobacter segnis ATCC 21756 genomic window:
- the ccoN gene encoding cytochrome-c oxidase, cbb3-type subunit I, translated as MSAPSNTSAGPPAGSSLLLVISVIGAFLAILGAGLTHDPIFRLQAGTLALAGVIAAFVLNGGLAGGTLRDHPDQYSDNVIKAGVIATMFWAAAGLLVGVIIAAQLTWPRIFYFPELGFLNFGRLRPLHTSAVIFAFGGNALIATSFWVVQRTCKARLAGGIAPWFVFWGYQLFIVMAATGYLMGATQGKEYAEPEWYTDLWLTIVWVAYLLVFLGTIWKRKEPHIYVANWFYLAFIVTIALLHLVNNAAVPVGLLNHKSYGVMSGVQDALTQWWYGHNAVGFFLTAGFLAMMYYFVPKRVERPVYSYRLSIVHFWALIFIYIWAGPHHLHYTALPQWAQTLGMTFSIMLWMPSWGGMINGLMTLSGAWDKLRTDPVVRMMVVSIAFYGMSTFEGPVMSIRAVNALSHYTDWTIGHVHSGALGWVGFISFGAVYCLVPWLWKKPGLYSNKMVEWHFWIATTGILLYIAAMWVSGIMEGLMWREYTPQGFLAYSFIETVSAKHIENIIRTVGGLMYLAGALIMIVNLWKTISTPSAELADAPAAPATAIA; from the coding sequence ATGTCCGCCCCTTCAAACACCAGTGCTGGTCCGCCCGCGGGCTCCAGCCTTCTTCTAGTCATCTCGGTTATAGGCGCCTTTTTGGCGATTTTGGGGGCGGGTCTCACCCATGATCCCATTTTCCGCCTTCAAGCCGGCACCTTGGCCCTGGCCGGTGTGATCGCCGCCTTTGTCCTGAACGGCGGCCTCGCCGGCGGGACGCTGCGCGACCATCCCGACCAATATTCCGACAACGTCATCAAGGCCGGCGTGATCGCCACCATGTTCTGGGCGGCGGCGGGTCTGCTGGTGGGGGTGATTATCGCCGCCCAGCTGACGTGGCCGAGGATCTTCTATTTCCCCGAGCTCGGTTTCCTGAACTTCGGGCGGCTGCGGCCTCTGCACACCTCGGCGGTGATTTTCGCGTTCGGCGGCAACGCCCTGATCGCGACGTCCTTCTGGGTCGTCCAGCGCACCTGCAAGGCGCGGCTGGCCGGCGGCATCGCGCCGTGGTTCGTGTTCTGGGGCTACCAGCTGTTCATCGTGATGGCCGCGACCGGCTACCTGATGGGCGCGACCCAGGGCAAGGAGTACGCCGAGCCCGAATGGTACACCGACCTTTGGCTGACGATCGTCTGGGTGGCCTATCTGCTGGTCTTCCTGGGCACGATCTGGAAGCGCAAGGAGCCGCATATCTATGTGGCCAACTGGTTCTACCTGGCCTTCATCGTCACCATCGCCCTGCTGCACCTGGTCAACAACGCCGCCGTTCCGGTCGGCCTGCTGAACCACAAGTCCTACGGCGTGATGTCCGGCGTCCAGGACGCCCTGACCCAGTGGTGGTACGGCCACAACGCGGTCGGCTTCTTCCTGACCGCCGGCTTCCTGGCCATGATGTACTACTTCGTGCCCAAGCGCGTTGAGCGCCCGGTCTACAGCTACCGTCTGTCGATCGTGCACTTCTGGGCCCTGATCTTCATCTACATCTGGGCCGGTCCGCACCACCTGCACTACACGGCCCTGCCGCAGTGGGCGCAGACCCTGGGCATGACCTTCTCGATCATGCTGTGGATGCCCTCGTGGGGCGGCATGATCAACGGCCTGATGACCCTGTCGGGCGCCTGGGACAAGCTGCGTACGGACCCCGTCGTCCGGATGATGGTCGTCTCGATCGCCTTCTACGGCATGTCGACCTTCGAAGGTCCCGTGATGTCGATCCGCGCCGTCAACGCGCTCTCCCACTACACCGACTGGACCATCGGCCACGTGCACTCCGGCGCTCTGGGCTGGGTCGGCTTCATCAGCTTCGGCGCGGTCTACTGCCTGGTGCCGTGGCTGTGGAAGAAGCCGGGCCTGTACTCGAACAAGATGGTCGAGTGGCACTTCTGGATCGCGACCACCGGGATCCTGCTCTACATCGCCGCGATGTGGGTGTCGGGCATTATGGAAGGCCTGATGTGGCGGGAATACACCCCGCAGGGCTTCCTGGCTTACAGCTTCATCGAGACCGTCTCGGCCAAGCATATCGAGAACATCATCCGCACCGTGGGCGGCCTGATGTACCTGGCTGGCGCGCTGATCATGATCGTCAACCTCTGGAAGACGATCAGCACGCCCTCCGCCGAGCTGGCCGACGCTCCGGCCGCCCCCGCCACCGCGATCGCCTGA
- the ccoO gene encoding cytochrome-c oxidase, cbb3-type subunit II, with translation MSLWKQHSKLERHSLLLVVGILLVVSIGGLVEIAPLFWLQSTIEKVQGMRPYTPLELAGRDIYVREGCYLCHSQMVRPLRDEVERYGHYSLAAESMYDHPFQWGSKRTGPDLARVGGKYSDTWHRDHLIDPRSVVPESVMPPYKFLAEKDLDYSDIVDRLKTQRTVGVPYTPDQVANAKKDLEAQADPFSTDAVALRGRYDAKVVNRDFDGDPNKITEMDALVAYLQMLGTLVDFKSYKTQAPENQR, from the coding sequence ATGTCTCTCTGGAAGCAACACTCCAAGCTTGAGCGGCATTCGCTGCTGCTCGTCGTCGGCATCCTTCTGGTCGTCTCCATCGGCGGCCTGGTCGAGATCGCCCCGCTGTTCTGGCTGCAGAGCACGATCGAGAAGGTGCAGGGCATGCGTCCCTACACCCCGCTCGAACTGGCTGGCCGCGACATCTATGTCCGTGAGGGCTGCTACCTCTGCCACTCGCAGATGGTTCGCCCGCTGCGCGACGAGGTCGAGCGCTACGGTCACTACAGCCTGGCCGCCGAGAGCATGTACGACCACCCGTTCCAGTGGGGGTCCAAGCGGACCGGTCCCGACCTGGCGCGCGTGGGCGGCAAGTACTCGGACACCTGGCACCGTGACCACCTGATCGACCCTCGCTCGGTCGTGCCGGAGTCGGTGATGCCGCCCTACAAGTTCCTGGCCGAAAAGGACCTGGACTACAGCGACATCGTCGATCGCCTGAAGACCCAACGCACGGTCGGCGTCCCCTACACGCCGGATCAGGTCGCCAACGCCAAGAAGGACCTCGAGGCCCAGGCCGATCCGTTCTCGACCGACGCCGTGGCTCTTCGTGGCCGCTACGACGCCAAGGTGGTCAACCGCGACTTCGATGGCGATCCCAACAAGATCACCGAGATGGATGCTCTGGTCGCCTACCTGCAGATGCTGGGCACCCTGGTGGACTTCAAGTCCTACAAGACCCAGGCGCCGGAGAACCAACGATGA
- a CDS encoding cbb3-type cytochrome c oxidase subunit 3, translating to MSGLTYEAVARFAQQGGLIYFGLIFLAGVAYALWPSKKAEFQHAAHMPLDDEELS from the coding sequence ATGAGCGGCCTGACCTACGAAGCCGTCGCGCGCTTCGCGCAGCAAGGCGGGCTGATCTACTTCGGCCTGATCTTCCTCGCCGGCGTCGCCTACGCCCTGTGGCCCTCCAAGAAGGCCGAATTCCAACACGCCGCGCATATGCCGCTGGATGACGAGGAGCTCTCCTGA
- the ccoP gene encoding cytochrome-c oxidase, cbb3-type subunit III — protein MAHERETDHATGVETTGHEWDGIKELDNPLPRWWLWIWYVTIAFSIAYWVAMPAWPGLHSYTKGMLGQSDRANVGKELTALELQRGQGAAALRTASLEQIEKDPKLQAYAQQVGQSVFGDNCATCHGIGGTGGKGYANLRDDVWLWGGKLEDIQYTITHGIRSGDENARMSQMPAYGRDELLKPEQIDDLTEYVVKLSNRPADAGAVARAAPIFETQCSACHGLEGKGNQELGAPNLTDADWLYGSDRASIRGQIYAGNGGVMPTWGGRLSPETIKALTVYIHANAGGQ, from the coding sequence ATGGCTCACGAACGCGAGACCGACCACGCCACCGGCGTCGAGACGACCGGGCACGAATGGGACGGCATCAAGGAATTGGACAACCCGCTGCCTCGCTGGTGGCTGTGGATCTGGTACGTGACGATCGCCTTCTCGATCGCTTACTGGGTGGCGATGCCGGCATGGCCGGGCCTGCACAGCTACACCAAGGGCATGCTGGGCCAGTCAGACCGGGCGAACGTGGGGAAGGAGCTTACCGCTCTCGAGCTCCAACGCGGCCAAGGCGCGGCGGCGCTCCGCACCGCCAGCCTGGAGCAGATCGAAAAGGATCCGAAGCTGCAGGCCTACGCCCAGCAGGTCGGCCAGTCGGTCTTCGGCGACAACTGCGCCACCTGCCACGGCATCGGCGGCACCGGCGGCAAGGGGTACGCAAACCTCCGCGACGACGTGTGGCTGTGGGGCGGCAAGCTGGAGGACATCCAGTACACCATCACTCACGGCATCCGCAGCGGTGATGAGAACGCTCGCATGTCGCAGATGCCCGCCTACGGTCGCGACGAGCTGCTCAAGCCCGAGCAGATCGACGACCTGACCGAATACGTGGTCAAGCTGTCCAACCGTCCGGCCGACGCCGGCGCCGTGGCCCGCGCCGCTCCGATCTTCGAAACCCAATGCTCGGCCTGCCACGGCCTGGAGGGCAAGGGGAACCAGGAGCTCGGCGCGCCGAACCTGACCGACGCCGACTGGCTGTACGGTTCGGATCGCGCGTCGATCCGCGGCCAGATCTACGCCGGCAACGGCGGCGTCATGCCCACCTGGGGCGGGCGCCTGAGCCCCGAGACGATCAAGGCTCTGACGGTCTACATTCACGCCAACGCGGGTGGTCAGTAA
- the ccoG gene encoding cytochrome c oxidase accessory protein CcoG, with amino-acid sequence MPTLIDNRPPEPETRTAVSAAARARGKGDAKGGLYKPREQIYPKLVHGKWRNVKWALLIITLGIYYITPWIRWHRPDGFPQQAALVDFTGRRFYFFDIQLWPQEVYIFTGLLVMSALALFLVTALFGRLWCGYACPQTVWTDLYIVVERLFEGDRNARMRLDAAPLSFDKVWRKTGKHLTWLAIAFGTGGAWIFYFHDAPTLLRTFWTGDAPVTAYVSCGLLTCTTYIFAGWMREQVCTYMCPWPRIQGAMLDHHSLQVTYLGYRGEPRGPHKKGQSWEGRGDCVDCRQCVVVCPMGIDIRDGAQLECINCGLCVDACDDIMTKMGRPTGLIAYDSEAAVSHRGSGCKPRYKPVRSRTIYYALALGIVGGLTLWSLIARPDADLHVIRDRNPVFVRMHDGAVRDGYTLKIGNRTFVEQRFDVAFEGVPGARLSHPGAQGEHVSIVVPADQVVPLRVFVTTPPNAELDASVPARFIIRSGDVQAEAKTVFLSGAANPQ; translated from the coding sequence ATGCCCACGCTTATCGACAATCGGCCTCCCGAACCTGAAACCCGGACGGCGGTCTCGGCCGCCGCCCGGGCCAGGGGGAAGGGCGACGCCAAGGGCGGGCTCTATAAGCCTCGCGAACAGATCTATCCCAAGCTGGTCCACGGCAAGTGGCGGAACGTGAAGTGGGCGCTGCTCATCATCACCCTCGGGATCTACTACATCACGCCCTGGATCCGCTGGCATCGGCCGGACGGCTTCCCGCAACAGGCGGCGCTGGTCGATTTCACCGGCCGGCGCTTCTACTTCTTCGACATCCAGCTATGGCCCCAGGAAGTTTATATCTTCACGGGCCTGCTGGTGATGTCAGCCTTGGCGCTGTTCCTGGTGACGGCGCTTTTTGGTCGTCTGTGGTGCGGTTACGCCTGCCCGCAGACGGTCTGGACAGACCTCTATATCGTTGTCGAGCGCCTGTTCGAAGGCGACCGCAACGCGCGCATGCGCCTCGACGCCGCGCCGCTGTCTTTCGACAAGGTCTGGCGCAAGACCGGCAAGCACCTGACCTGGCTGGCCATCGCCTTTGGCACCGGCGGCGCCTGGATCTTCTACTTTCATGACGCGCCGACGCTGCTCCGCACCTTCTGGACCGGCGACGCGCCGGTCACGGCCTATGTCTCGTGCGGCCTGCTGACCTGCACGACCTACATCTTCGCCGGCTGGATGCGCGAGCAGGTCTGCACCTACATGTGCCCCTGGCCCCGCATCCAGGGCGCGATGCTGGACCATCACTCGCTGCAGGTGACCTATCTGGGCTATCGCGGCGAGCCGCGCGGTCCGCACAAGAAGGGCCAGAGCTGGGAGGGGCGGGGCGACTGCGTCGACTGCCGCCAGTGCGTGGTGGTCTGCCCGATGGGGATCGACATCCGCGATGGCGCTCAGCTGGAGTGCATCAACTGCGGTCTCTGCGTCGACGCCTGCGACGACATCATGACCAAGATGGGCCGTCCGACCGGCCTGATCGCTTACGATTCCGAAGCCGCGGTTTCGCACCGTGGCTCGGGCTGCAAGCCTCGGTACAAGCCGGTCCGCAGCCGGACGATCTACTACGCCTTGGCCCTGGGCATCGTTGGCGGACTCACCCTGTGGTCGTTGATCGCCAGGCCTGACGCCGATCTCCACGTGATCCGTGACCGAAATCCCGTGTTTGTGCGGATGCACGATGGCGCGGTGCGTGACGGCTATACGCTGAAGATCGGAAACCGAACTTTCGTCGAGCAGCGTTTCGACGTCGCGTTCGAGGGCGTGCCCGGAGCCCGCCTCAGCCATCCTGGCGCCCAAGGCGAGCACGTCAGCATCGTCGTCCCCGCCGACCAGGTCGTGCCGCTGCGCGTCTTCGTCACCACCCCTCCGAACGCCGAACTGGACGCCAGTGTCCCGGCCCGGTTCATCATCCGGTCGGGTGACGTCCAGGCCGAGGCCAAGACCGTCTTCCTCTCAGGAGCCGCGAACCCGCAATGA
- a CDS encoding FixH family protein produces the protein MTSATQTIAKVPSEKGRITGWHVLIGVVLFFATVIAVDIVFMVQAYRTFSGEVASNPYETGLAFNRTLAQRQKEAALGWSASVETPEGKAVVVKVLDRDAKPLDGLSLTGVLERPATETGRQTLNFRSLGGGRYQAAARLDGAWDLRATARNAKDMFEIETRLVEPAR, from the coding sequence ATGACCAGCGCAACGCAAACGATCGCCAAGGTTCCGTCCGAGAAGGGCCGCATCACCGGCTGGCATGTGCTGATCGGCGTGGTGCTGTTCTTCGCGACAGTCATCGCGGTCGACATCGTCTTCATGGTTCAGGCCTACAGGACCTTCTCGGGCGAGGTGGCCTCGAACCCGTACGAGACGGGGCTGGCGTTCAACCGCACCCTGGCGCAGCGCCAGAAGGAGGCGGCCCTGGGCTGGTCCGCCAGCGTCGAGACGCCCGAGGGCAAGGCCGTGGTGGTCAAGGTTCTCGACCGTGACGCCAAGCCCCTGGACGGCCTGTCCTTGACCGGCGTCCTGGAGCGTCCCGCGACCGAAACCGGACGTCAGACCCTGAACTTCCGCTCTCTGGGCGGCGGTCGCTACCAAGCGGCCGCGCGACTGGACGGCGCCTGGGACCTGCGGGCCACGGCTCGCAACGCCAAGGATATGTTCGAGATCGAAACGCGCCTAGTGGAGCCCGCGCGATGA
- a CDS encoding heavy metal translocating P-type ATPase: MSQSLTLHRDLEAFVRRDEAGKGRLELLVSGARCAGCINKIEKAVREIPGVDAARLNLTTGKLAVQLEGKEADPERVVETVEALGYRACLFDPGEAAAAQDREGRELAVALGVAGFGAGNVMMFTVPAWAGLFGQELNSSTLTLMYWMAAIVATPCALFAGRPFFRSAWASLKRGKANMDVPISIGVILTLIVSFSETILRGKHAYFDAAVTLLFLLLIGRYLDHRLRANARSAARDLLALQTPVAMRLIDGVEQGVPVADVKIGDQLVVAPGDRVPVDGLVESGQSELDNALITGETALAPVGAGARLHAGALNLSGRLVMTATARSEDSTVAAIARLMEAGAQTRSAYVRLADKAAALYVPVVHTAAALTFVGGWALGLGPREALLRAAAVLIVTCPCALGLAVPAVQIAASSRLFRKGVLVKSGAALERLAEVDHVVFDKTGVLTEGRPRLIDAPAHLVAMAAPLARASRHPLAKAMAAQAGLGPVAIDCVETAGQGVEGVIDGRRARLGRAAFVGVTGGDARETELWFGFENDIKIRFVFEDQPRADAADTLARLRRMGLSVEILSGDLAGPVSDIAREVGVAEWRAGLTPFDKAAIVDQFKADGRKVLMVGDGLNDAAALSKAHASMAPGAAVDAAQNAADLVFTGEGLEAVVEAIDTAREARRRALENFGFSALYNVVATPAAMFGLINPFIAALAMSGSSMVVLLNAARPRIAWRRR; encoded by the coding sequence ATGAGCCAGAGCCTGACCCTGCATCGTGACCTCGAGGCCTTTGTTCGGCGGGACGAGGCGGGGAAGGGCCGTCTCGAACTGCTCGTCAGCGGCGCGCGTTGCGCTGGCTGCATCAACAAGATCGAGAAGGCGGTCCGCGAGATTCCCGGCGTGGACGCGGCTCGCCTGAACCTCACGACCGGCAAGCTTGCCGTCCAGTTGGAAGGCAAGGAAGCCGATCCCGAGCGCGTGGTCGAGACCGTCGAGGCGCTCGGCTATCGCGCCTGCCTGTTCGATCCCGGCGAAGCCGCCGCCGCGCAGGATCGTGAAGGGCGCGAGCTCGCCGTCGCCCTCGGCGTGGCCGGCTTCGGGGCCGGCAACGTCATGATGTTCACCGTGCCCGCCTGGGCCGGCCTTTTTGGGCAGGAGCTGAACAGCTCCACCCTGACGCTGATGTACTGGATGGCCGCGATCGTCGCGACGCCTTGTGCGCTGTTCGCCGGGCGTCCGTTCTTCCGGTCCGCCTGGGCCTCGCTGAAGCGAGGCAAGGCCAATATGGACGTGCCGATCTCGATCGGCGTGATCCTGACCCTGATCGTCAGCTTCTCCGAGACGATCCTGCGCGGCAAGCACGCCTATTTCGACGCGGCGGTGACGCTGCTGTTCCTGCTGCTGATCGGCCGCTACCTGGATCACCGCCTGCGCGCCAACGCCCGCTCGGCCGCGCGCGATCTTCTGGCCTTGCAGACCCCGGTCGCCATGCGCTTGATCGACGGCGTCGAGCAGGGCGTTCCCGTCGCCGACGTCAAGATCGGCGATCAGCTCGTTGTCGCGCCCGGGGACCGCGTGCCGGTCGATGGGCTTGTCGAGAGCGGCCAGTCCGAACTCGACAACGCGCTGATCACCGGCGAGACCGCTCTGGCCCCTGTCGGCGCGGGCGCGCGCTTGCACGCCGGCGCCCTGAACCTGTCGGGCCGGTTGGTGATGACCGCCACGGCGCGGAGCGAGGACTCCACGGTGGCGGCCATCGCCCGACTGATGGAAGCCGGCGCCCAGACCCGCTCGGCCTATGTGCGGCTGGCCGACAAGGCCGCCGCGCTGTACGTGCCGGTCGTGCACACCGCCGCGGCCCTGACCTTCGTCGGCGGCTGGGCGCTGGGCCTTGGTCCGCGCGAAGCGCTGCTGCGCGCGGCCGCCGTGCTGATCGTCACCTGTCCCTGCGCCCTGGGTCTCGCCGTGCCCGCCGTCCAGATCGCCGCCAGCAGCCGCCTTTTCCGCAAGGGCGTGCTGGTCAAGTCCGGCGCCGCGCTCGAGCGGCTGGCCGAGGTCGACCACGTCGTTTTCGACAAGACGGGGGTGCTGACCGAAGGCCGCCCGCGCCTGATCGACGCGCCGGCGCATCTGGTCGCCATGGCCGCGCCGCTGGCCCGCGCCTCGCGCCACCCGCTGGCCAAGGCCATGGCCGCTCAGGCCGGCCTGGGGCCGGTCGCGATCGACTGCGTCGAGACGGCGGGGCAGGGCGTCGAGGGCGTCATCGACGGTCGCCGCGCGCGTCTGGGCCGCGCCGCCTTCGTCGGCGTGACCGGTGGCGACGCCCGCGAGACCGAGCTGTGGTTCGGCTTCGAAAACGACATCAAGATCCGCTTCGTGTTCGAGGACCAGCCCCGCGCCGACGCGGCTGACACCCTCGCGCGCCTTCGCCGCATGGGCCTATCGGTCGAGATCCTATCCGGCGATCTCGCCGGTCCGGTGAGCGACATCGCGCGCGAGGTCGGCGTCGCCGAATGGCGCGCGGGCCTGACGCCGTTCGACAAGGCCGCGATCGTGGATCAGTTCAAGGCCGACGGCCGCAAGGTCCTGATGGTCGGCGACGGCCTCAATGACGCCGCGGCGCTCTCCAAGGCCCACGCTTCGATGGCGCCCGGCGCGGCCGTGGACGCCGCCCAGAACGCCGCCGACCTCGTCTTCACCGGCGAGGGACTCGAAGCGGTCGTCGAAGCGATCGATACGGCCCGCGAAGCGCGCCGCCGGGCGCTCGAGAACTTCGGCTTCTCGGCGCTCTACAATGTCGTGGCCACGCCAGCGGCCATGTTCGGCCTGATCAATCCCTTCATCGCCGCTTTGGCGATGTCGGGCTCCTCGATGGTCGTGCTGCTGAACGCCGCGCGGCCGCGCATCGCCTGGAGGCGTCGATGA
- the ccoS gene encoding cbb3-type cytochrome oxidase assembly protein CcoS: MNIVLFLAPFSIGLGAMGLFAFFWTMRSGQYEDPKGDAARILYDHLEDKPPED, translated from the coding sequence ATGAACATCGTCCTGTTTCTGGCTCCGTTCTCGATCGGCCTTGGGGCCATGGGCCTTTTCGCCTTCTTCTGGACCATGCGTTCGGGCCAGTACGAGGATCCTAAGGGCGACGCCGCCCGGATCCTCTACGACCACCTCGAGGACAAGCCGCCCGAGGATTGA
- the hemN gene encoding oxygen-independent coproporphyrinogen III oxidase, with amino-acid sequence MTAAAATIPANDQRALLTRYDSRAPRYTSYPTALQFSKEVDAEVYGDWLAGLDPREPVSLYAHIPFCDRLCWYCGCNTRVVKKQALISEYVERLVDELALVEARLPGRIKAGAVHLGGGTPNMLSRDDLVRLFGALRHVFPFAPGVEISAELDPAVLTESWVKAAAFHGLTRASLGVQDLAPHVQEAVNRVEPFEVVARATHWLRQAGVASINLDLMYGLPKQMTADVVATLDKVLTLRPERIALFGYAHVPWARTHQKLIREEDLADANGRFEQSQAAAERLVKAGYVAIGLDHFALPNDDLALGVATGTLRRNFQGYTTDQHPTLIGLGASSIGRMPGGYVQNLTAEVAWRDAIVQGRLPVARGVKLTADDRLRADVIERLMCDFQVDLAAVAARHGVSSAIFAADITKLAELRADGLVEVAGDVVRVTATGRPFMRLAAQAFDHRSDAQEGFSRAI; translated from the coding sequence ATGACCGCTGCCGCCGCCACGATTCCCGCCAACGACCAACGCGCGCTTCTGACGCGCTACGACAGCCGGGCGCCCCGCTACACCAGCTACCCGACCGCGCTGCAGTTCTCGAAAGAGGTCGACGCGGAGGTCTATGGCGATTGGCTGGCGGGCCTGGATCCGCGCGAGCCGGTCTCCCTCTACGCCCACATCCCGTTCTGTGATCGCCTGTGCTGGTACTGCGGCTGCAACACCCGGGTGGTGAAGAAGCAGGCCCTAATCAGCGAATATGTCGAACGCCTGGTCGACGAACTGGCGCTGGTCGAGGCTCGCTTGCCGGGCCGGATCAAGGCCGGCGCGGTGCACCTGGGCGGCGGCACGCCCAACATGCTTTCGCGCGACGATCTCGTGCGACTGTTCGGCGCCCTGCGCCACGTCTTCCCGTTCGCCCCGGGCGTCGAGATATCGGCCGAGCTCGATCCGGCCGTCCTCACCGAGAGCTGGGTCAAGGCCGCGGCTTTCCACGGCCTGACCCGCGCCAGTCTGGGCGTCCAGGATCTGGCGCCGCACGTCCAGGAGGCGGTCAATCGCGTCGAGCCGTTCGAGGTCGTGGCGCGCGCGACTCACTGGCTGCGCCAAGCCGGCGTCGCCTCGATCAATCTCGACCTGATGTACGGCCTGCCCAAGCAGATGACCGCCGACGTCGTCGCGACGCTGGACAAGGTGCTGACCCTGCGGCCCGAGCGCATCGCCCTGTTTGGCTACGCGCACGTGCCGTGGGCGCGGACGCACCAGAAGCTGATCCGCGAAGAGGACCTGGCGGACGCCAATGGCCGCTTCGAGCAGAGCCAGGCCGCCGCCGAGCGTCTCGTGAAGGCCGGCTATGTCGCGATCGGCCTCGATCACTTCGCCTTGCCGAACGACGATCTGGCCCTCGGTGTCGCCACCGGCACGCTGCGCCGAAACTTCCAGGGCTACACCACCGACCAGCATCCGACGCTGATCGGTCTTGGCGCGTCGTCGATCGGTCGCATGCCCGGCGGCTATGTCCAGAACCTGACCGCCGAAGTCGCTTGGCGCGACGCCATCGTCCAGGGCCGGCTACCGGTCGCCCGCGGTGTGAAATTGACCGCGGACGATCGGCTGCGCGCCGACGTGATCGAGCGGCTGATGTGCGATTTCCAGGTCGACCTCGCGGCGGTCGCCGCGCGGCACGGCGTTTCGTCGGCCATCTTCGCGGCAGACATCACCAAGCTCGCGGAGCTGCGCGCCGACGGCCTCGTGGAGGTCGCTGGCGATGTCGTTCGCGTGACCGCCACGGGCCGTCCGTTCATGCGCTTGGCCGCCCAGGCGTTCGATCACCGGTCAGACGCGCAGGAAGGCTTCTCTCGCGCGATCTAG
- a CDS encoding OmpW family outer membrane protein, translating to MKTLILSAIAATALAGGVAHAEDFSPNAKGDFIVHARITQVAPDKDAAILTAAGAATGLKAHVKDDIKPTLGFTYFLTDKVAVEAILGTTEHDIRAQGGTTDVLVHKTWVLPPVVTLQYHPLPAARVSPYVGAGINYMLFYSSKDKNGFTVKVDDGFGYALQAGVNVKLKDNWLLNADIKKVYFSTDAKINGGALKAKVDLDPLVSSVGFSRKF from the coding sequence ATGAAGACGCTTATTCTTTCGGCCATCGCGGCGACGGCTCTGGCTGGCGGCGTGGCGCACGCTGAGGACTTCTCGCCGAACGCCAAGGGCGATTTCATCGTCCATGCGCGTATCACGCAAGTCGCGCCGGACAAGGATGCGGCCATCCTGACCGCCGCGGGCGCGGCCACCGGCCTGAAAGCCCATGTGAAGGACGACATCAAGCCGACCCTGGGCTTCACCTACTTCCTGACCGACAAGGTCGCCGTTGAAGCCATCCTGGGCACCACCGAGCACGACATCCGCGCTCAAGGCGGTACGACGGACGTTCTGGTCCACAAGACCTGGGTGCTGCCGCCGGTCGTGACCCTGCAGTACCACCCGCTGCCGGCCGCTCGCGTCAGCCCCTATGTCGGCGCGGGCATCAACTACATGCTGTTCTACAGCAGCAAGGACAAGAACGGCTTCACCGTGAAGGTCGACGACGGCTTCGGCTACGCCCTGCAGGCCGGCGTCAACGTCAAGCTGAAGGACAACTGGCTGCTGAACGCCGACATCAAGAAGGTCTATTTCAGCACCGACGCCAAGATCAACGGCGGCGCCCTGAAGGCCAAGGTGGACCTGGATCCGCTGGTGTCTTCGGTCGGCTTCAGCCGCAAGTTCTAA